A section of the Rhizobium sp. BG4 genome encodes:
- a CDS encoding beta-ketoacyl-ACP synthase, translating into MTEAAYKDHLGRPIVAVTGMGIITSLGQGLKDNWSALTSGTSGIHNITRFPTEGLSTRIAGTVDFIDIPVPNAVERSFAFARETTIEALADADISGDFNGPLFLAAPPIEPEWSARFELADRAPPSDHPGDAYERFLAAMRQRTDAFFHEAALFGAISERLADRFGTRGLPVTLSTACASGATAIQLGIEAIRQGRTDRALAVATDGSLSAEALIRFSLLSALSTQNDPPTKASKPFSKDRDGFVIAEGAATLVLESLESAIARGAKILGIMKGAGEKADSFHRTRSSPDGGPAIATIRAALADAGLDESAIGYINAHGTSTPENDKMEYGSMLAVFGERMASIPLSSNKSMIGHTLTAAGAVEAVFSFQTMLTGTLPPTINYNNPDPAIVLDVVPNKKRDQQVSAVLSNSFGFGGQNASLVMALEPA; encoded by the coding sequence ATGACAGAAGCTGCTTACAAGGATCACCTCGGCCGCCCGATCGTTGCCGTCACCGGCATGGGCATCATCACCTCGCTGGGGCAGGGCCTGAAGGACAACTGGTCGGCGCTGACTTCAGGCACGTCTGGTATCCACAACATCACCCGTTTCCCGACCGAGGGGCTTTCGACCCGGATCGCCGGCACCGTCGATTTCATCGATATCCCGGTGCCGAACGCCGTCGAGCGCTCTTTTGCCTTCGCGCGCGAGACGACGATCGAGGCTCTTGCCGACGCTGACATTTCCGGCGATTTCAACGGCCCGCTGTTTCTTGCTGCGCCGCCGATCGAGCCGGAATGGAGCGCCCGCTTCGAACTTGCCGACCGTGCCCCGCCGTCCGATCATCCGGGCGACGCCTACGAGCGCTTCCTGGCGGCGATGCGCCAGCGCACCGATGCGTTCTTCCATGAGGCGGCCCTTTTCGGCGCGATCTCCGAGCGCCTTGCCGATCGTTTCGGCACGCGCGGCCTGCCGGTAACGCTGTCGACGGCCTGTGCCTCTGGCGCCACCGCCATCCAGCTCGGCATCGAAGCGATCCGTCAGGGCCGCACCGACCGCGCGCTTGCCGTTGCGACCGACGGCTCGCTCAGCGCCGAAGCGCTGATCCGTTTCTCGCTGCTTTCGGCTCTCTCGACCCAGAACGATCCGCCGACCAAGGCTTCCAAGCCGTTCAGCAAGGACCGCGACGGCTTCGTCATCGCCGAAGGGGCTGCGACGCTCGTGCTGGAATCGCTGGAATCGGCGATCGCCCGCGGCGCCAAGATTCTCGGCATCATGAAGGGTGCCGGCGAGAAGGCCGACAGCTTCCACCGTACCCGTTCGTCGCCTGACGGCGGCCCGGCGATCGCAACGATCCGCGCGGCTCTCGCCGATGCCGGTCTCGACGAAAGCGCGATCGGCTACATCAACGCCCATGGCACGTCGACGCCCGAGAACGACAAGATGGAATATGGCTCGATGCTTGCAGTCTTCGGCGAACGCATGGCCTCGATTCCGCTGTCGTCCAACAAGTCGATGATCGGCCATACGCTGACGGCTGCCGGTGCAGTCGAGGCCGTCTTCTCGTTCCAGACGATGCTGACGGGCACGCTGCCGCCGACCATCAACTACAACAACCCGGATCCGGCGATCGTTCTCGATGTCGTGCCGAACAAGAAGCGCGATCAGCAGGTTTCGGCCGTGCTGTCGAACTCCTTCGGTTTCGGCGGACAGAACGCCAGCCTTGTCATGGCGCTCGAACCGGCTTAA
- a CDS encoding acyl carrier protein, with protein MTATFDKVADIIAETSEIDRETITPESHTIDDLGIDSLDFLDIVFAIDKEFGIKIPLEKWTQEVNEGKVSTEEYFVLKNLCAKIDELRAAKA; from the coding sequence GTGACCGCTACATTCGATAAAGTTGCCGACATCATTGCAGAAACCAGCGAGATCGACCGCGAGACGATTACGCCGGAGAGCCATACGATCGACGACCTCGGTATCGACAGCCTCGATTTCCTCGACATCGTCTTCGCGATCGACAAGGAATTCGGCATCAAGATTCCGCTCGAAAAGTGGACCCAGGAAGTGAACGAAGGCAAGGTTTCCACCGAAGAATACTTCGTGCTGAAGAACCTCTGTGCAAAGATCGACGAGCTGCGCGCCGCCAAGGCTTGA
- the cobD gene encoding threonine-phosphate decarboxylase CobD has product MSGPIVHGGGITAVAAEFGGRPEDWLDLSTGINPCPVKLPEIPQSAWHRLPDRHLLNSTVEAARDYYRSGPLSPLPVPGTQSVIQLLPRLVVPGSRVAVVSPTYAEYEKAFRSAGCEVDTVSSLDEIGDGTMLAVAVNPNNPTARLHDRDGLIRLHETLKARGGYLVVDEAFGDIERGESLVPSAAELSNLIIFRSFGKFFGLAGLRLGFVIAQDSLRAKFEDWLGPWAVSGPALSIATALLRSDPAPIAAGIAERNAGLVAVLEAAGLAVTGNAALFTLVEDKRAGDLYRHLCRHHILVRRFDYAPHWLRFGLGPDRSADRRLAAALESFDA; this is encoded by the coding sequence ATGAGCGGTCCGATCGTGCATGGCGGCGGGATCACCGCCGTCGCTGCCGAATTCGGCGGCAGGCCGGAGGACTGGCTCGACCTGTCTACGGGTATCAATCCCTGTCCGGTGAAGTTGCCCGAAATACCGCAATCCGCATGGCACCGGCTGCCCGACCGGCATTTGCTGAATTCCACCGTCGAAGCGGCGCGCGACTATTATCGCAGCGGGCCGCTCTCGCCGTTGCCTGTGCCCGGCACGCAGTCGGTCATCCAGTTGCTGCCGCGCCTCGTTGTGCCGGGAAGCCGTGTGGCGGTGGTATCGCCGACCTACGCTGAATACGAGAAGGCCTTCCGCAGCGCCGGATGCGAGGTGGATACCGTTTCCAGCCTTGATGAGATTGGTGACGGCACGATGCTGGCGGTCGCGGTCAATCCGAACAATCCGACCGCGAGGCTGCATGATCGCGACGGCCTGATCCGGCTGCATGAGACGCTGAAGGCGAGGGGTGGTTACCTTGTTGTCGATGAGGCCTTCGGCGACATCGAGCGCGGCGAAAGCCTTGTGCCATCGGCGGCCGAGCTCTCCAACCTGATCATCTTCCGGTCTTTCGGCAAATTCTTCGGCCTTGCCGGTCTGCGCCTCGGCTTCGTCATCGCTCAAGACAGCCTGCGGGCGAAGTTCGAGGATTGGCTTGGTCCCTGGGCTGTCTCCGGCCCGGCTCTGTCGATCGCTACTGCATTGCTGCGGAGCGACCCCGCGCCGATCGCTGCCGGGATTGCCGAGCGGAATGCGGGGCTTGTCGCGGTGCTCGAGGCTGCAGGCTTGGCGGTCACCGGTAACGCAGCCTTGTTCACGCTTGTCGAAGACAAACGCGCCGGCGATCTCTATAGGCATCTCTGCCGGCATCACATTCTGGTTCGCAGGTTCGACTACGCGCCGCACTGGCTGCGCTTCGGCCTGGGGCCAGACCGATCTGCGGACCGCAGGCTGGCGGCCGCACTGGAAAGCTTTGACGCATGA
- a CDS encoding cobyrinate a,c-diamide synthase — protein sequence MSGLLIAAPSSGSGKTTITLGLLRTLRNRGVAVAPGKAGPDYIDPAFHAAASGAPCLNFDPWAMRRELISANAAIHRQGDRILVIEAMMGLFDGAADGKGTAADLAAMLGLSVVLVVDASRMSQSVAPLVSGFASFRADVRIAGVILNKVGSERHEMMLRTALDAIRMPVVAVIRSDKTLALPERHLGLVQAGEHASLEAFIDHAAEAVSDECNFEFLLRIARQGLNIASTANIRRLPPLGKKIAVARDIAFAFCYEHMLLGWRRRGAEISFFSPLADEAPAADADAIYLPGGYPELHAGEIASAVNFRRGMLDAAKSGTRIYGECGGYMTLGEGLIDAEGVRHEMLGLLPLVTSYEKRSRHLGYRRVRPVDGAFFEAPMTGHEFHYSTVVSEGDADRLFSVTDALGTDLGQAGLRRGQVAGSYMHMIDLSGETA from the coding sequence ATGAGCGGCCTCCTGATCGCGGCACCGTCCTCCGGTTCGGGCAAGACGACGATCACGCTCGGGCTTCTGCGCACGCTGCGCAATCGCGGCGTGGCGGTGGCGCCCGGCAAGGCGGGGCCGGATTATATCGATCCGGCCTTTCATGCGGCCGCGAGCGGGGCGCCCTGTCTCAACTTCGACCCCTGGGCGATGCGCCGCGAGCTGATTTCGGCCAATGCGGCGATCCATCGCCAGGGCGACCGCATTCTCGTCATCGAGGCGATGATGGGCCTCTTCGATGGCGCCGCCGACGGGAAGGGTACTGCGGCCGATCTTGCGGCGATGCTTGGGCTCTCCGTCGTGCTCGTCGTCGATGCCTCGCGCATGTCGCAGTCGGTCGCGCCGCTGGTCAGCGGCTTTGCGAGCTTCCGCGCCGATGTACGGATCGCCGGCGTGATCCTCAACAAGGTTGGTAGCGAGCGTCACGAGATGATGCTGCGGACCGCGCTCGACGCGATCCGCATGCCTGTCGTCGCCGTCATCCGCAGCGACAAGACGCTGGCGCTGCCGGAGCGGCATCTCGGCCTCGTTCAGGCCGGGGAGCATGCCAGCCTCGAAGCCTTCATCGATCATGCTGCCGAGGCAGTCTCGGACGAGTGCAATTTCGAATTCCTGCTGCGGATCGCCCGGCAGGGGCTGAACATTGCCTCGACCGCCAATATCAGGCGTCTGCCACCACTGGGCAAGAAGATTGCCGTTGCGCGCGATATCGCCTTCGCCTTCTGCTATGAGCATATGCTGCTCGGCTGGCGCCGCCGCGGGGCGGAGATTTCCTTCTTTTCGCCGCTCGCCGACGAGGCGCCTGCGGCCGATGCCGATGCGATCTATCTGCCGGGCGGCTATCCCGAGCTGCATGCCGGAGAGATCGCGTCTGCCGTGAATTTCCGGCGCGGGATGCTGGATGCCGCCAAGAGCGGGACACGGATTTACGGCGAGTGCGGTGGATACATGACGCTGGGCGAGGGGCTTATCGACGCTGAAGGTGTCAGGCACGAAATGCTCGGCCTGCTGCCGCTGGTGACGAGCTATGAAAAACGCAGCCGCCATCTCGGCTATCGCCGCGTGCGGCCCGTCGACGGCGCCTTCTTCGAAGCGCCGATGACCGGGCATGAGTTTCACTATTCGACCGTCGTCTCGGAAGGCGATGCCGACCGGCTGTTTTCGGTGACCGATGCGCTCGGCACCGATCTCGGTCAGGCCGGGTTGCGGCGCGGGCAGGTGGCCGGGTCCTACATGCATATGATCGATCTCTCCGGGGAAACGGCATGA
- the cbiB gene encoding adenosylcobinamide-phosphate synthase CbiB — MTIDEHLLVLLLALLLDRIAGDPEWLWSRVPHPVVLFGKAISYFDRTYNGETLTRPERRLNGTASIAGLLFGSAIAGLVLHWFFNLFGVIGIVLEVICVAVFLAQKSLADHVSDVADALRSEGIAGGRRAVSRIVGRDPETLDEPGVCRAAIESLAENFSDGVVAPALWYAVLGLPGLFIYKMLNTADSMIGHKSDRYIDFGWASARLDDIANWPAARLSILLIAAGAWLRRGAHACKEAVQVAIRDGGLHRSPNSGRPEAAMAGALDVQLAGPRVYSGIVVSEPMINGAGRDTATIRDVEDGVLVFNGSCMILAITVFLAFLFFL; from the coding sequence ATGACGATCGACGAACATCTGCTCGTACTTCTTCTGGCCCTGCTTCTCGACCGGATCGCCGGCGATCCCGAGTGGCTCTGGTCGCGGGTGCCGCATCCGGTCGTGTTGTTCGGCAAGGCGATTTCCTATTTCGACCGCACCTATAATGGCGAGACGCTGACGCGGCCCGAGCGGCGGCTGAACGGAACGGCGTCGATTGCCGGCCTGCTGTTCGGCAGCGCGATCGCCGGATTGGTGCTGCACTGGTTCTTCAATCTCTTCGGCGTCATCGGCATCGTTCTGGAAGTGATCTGCGTCGCGGTCTTCCTGGCGCAGAAGAGCCTTGCCGATCACGTCTCCGATGTTGCGGACGCGCTCCGCTCGGAAGGGATTGCAGGTGGGCGCCGCGCCGTATCGCGCATCGTCGGTCGCGACCCGGAGACGCTGGACGAGCCGGGTGTCTGCCGTGCGGCGATCGAAAGCCTCGCCGAAAACTTCTCCGACGGCGTCGTTGCGCCGGCGCTCTGGTATGCCGTTCTCGGCCTGCCGGGCCTCTTCATCTACAAGATGCTGAATACGGCGGACTCGATGATCGGCCACAAATCCGACCGCTATATCGACTTCGGCTGGGCTTCGGCGCGGCTCGACGATATCGCCAACTGGCCCGCCGCGCGTCTTTCTATCCTGCTGATCGCTGCCGGTGCCTGGCTGCGCCGCGGCGCCCATGCCTGCAAGGAAGCCGTCCAGGTGGCGATCCGCGATGGCGGGCTGCACCGTTCGCCGAATTCCGGGCGGCCGGAAGCGGCAATGGCAGGCGCGCTCGATGTGCAGCTCGCCGGCCCGCGCGTCTATTCCGGCATCGTCGTCAGCGAGCCGATGATCAACGGCGCTGGACGCGATACGGCGACCATCCGCGACGTCGAGGATGGCGTTCTGGTGTTCAACGGCAGCTGCATGATCCTGGCGATCACTGTCTTCCTGGCCTTCCTGTTCTTCCTCTGA
- a CDS encoding cobalamin biosynthesis protein, producing MTGSSKDRARLYVLGLGCERGADATEVAALARQALEDAAIGADDVTAIASIDSRREERAILAVADELGVAVSFFTAVRLEEETPRITNPSAIVFARVGCHGVAESAALAAAGAQAKLVVPKIKSAHATAAVARMLLQKE from the coding sequence ATGACCGGCTCCAGCAAAGACAGGGCAAGGCTCTACGTTCTCGGCCTCGGCTGCGAGCGGGGAGCGGATGCTACCGAGGTTGCGGCGCTGGCACGGCAGGCGCTGGAGGATGCGGCGATCGGTGCGGATGATGTCACAGCCATCGCTTCGATCGACAGCCGTAGGGAGGAACGGGCGATCCTCGCTGTGGCCGATGAGCTCGGCGTTGCCGTCTCCTTCTTCACTGCTGTGCGGCTGGAAGAAGAGACGCCGCGAATCACGAATCCCTCGGCCATCGTCTTTGCCCGTGTCGGCTGCCATGGCGTCGCGGAATCGGCTGCACTTGCTGCGGCGGGGGCGCAAGCGAAGCTCGTGGTGCCCAAGATCAAATCGGCGCATGCGACGGCCGCTGTCGCGCGCATGTTGTTGCAGAAAGAATAG
- a CDS encoding nucleoside hydrolase, whose amino-acid sequence MHKVIYDTDPGVDDAMALLFLHRHPEIDLIGITTIFGNASIETTTRNALFLKREWNIAAPVAKGANVTFDPSRKEIGWPTFVHGDDGLGNIGVPATIDLPVDPRPAHRFIIETVRANPGEVTLVAVGRMTNLALALKEDPEIAKLVKQVVIMGGNFYVPGNVSPVAEANIHGDPEAADAAMTAPWKVAIIGLDVTAITTMSRSYLKAAADKGDAAVKLLNDLSQFYIDFYKHAVEDGMMVHDSCACVYVVAPELFTTITGAVRVVCGGIADGQTIVKPDGRRFPPGDWDNLPSQTVCTGIKSEEVIDLIRDTLLRA is encoded by the coding sequence ATGCATAAGGTCATTTATGACACGGACCCGGGCGTCGATGATGCCATGGCGCTCCTCTTCCTGCACCGTCATCCGGAAATCGATCTGATCGGCATCACGACGATCTTCGGCAATGCCTCGATCGAGACGACGACGCGCAATGCGCTGTTCCTGAAGCGCGAATGGAACATTGCCGCCCCGGTTGCCAAGGGCGCCAACGTCACCTTCGATCCGTCGCGCAAGGAAATCGGCTGGCCGACCTTCGTGCATGGCGATGACGGTCTCGGCAATATCGGCGTGCCCGCGACCATCGACTTGCCTGTCGATCCGCGCCCGGCGCACCGCTTCATCATCGAAACCGTGCGCGCCAATCCGGGCGAGGTGACGCTGGTTGCCGTCGGCCGCATGACCAATCTGGCGCTGGCGCTGAAGGAAGACCCTGAGATCGCCAAGCTGGTGAAGCAGGTCGTCATCATGGGCGGCAATTTCTATGTGCCGGGCAATGTCTCGCCGGTGGCCGAAGCCAATATCCATGGCGACCCCGAAGCGGCCGATGCGGCGATGACCGCGCCGTGGAAGGTTGCGATCATCGGTCTCGACGTCACCGCGATCACGACGATGAGCCGCAGCTACCTTAAGGCCGCTGCCGACAAGGGCGATGCGGCAGTGAAGTTGCTGAACGACCTTTCGCAGTTCTATATCGACTTCTACAAGCACGCCGTCGAAGACGGCATGATGGTCCATGATAGCTGCGCCTGCGTTTATGTCGTGGCGCCAGAGCTGTTCACCACGATAACGGGTGCCGTGCGCGTCGTCTGCGGCGGCATTGCCGATGGCCAGACGATCGTCAAGCCGGACGGCCGCCGTTTCCCGCCGGGCGATTGGGACAACCTGCCGAGCCAGACCGTCTGCACCGGCATCAAGTCGGAAGAGGTCATCGATCTCATCCGCGATACGCTTCTCAGGGCTTGA
- the cobA gene encoding uroporphyrinogen-III C-methyltransferase has product MIENAFAHLPALEPGTVWLVGAGPGDPGLLTLLAAKGLSEADVVVHDALVNEECLKLARPDAILEYAGKRGGKPSAKQRDISLRLVELARSGKRVLRLKGGDPFVFGRGGEEALTLVEHNVPFRIVPGITAGIGGLAYAGIPVTHRDINHAVTFLTGHDSSGIVPDAINWDAIGRGSPVIVMYMAMKHIAQISSSLIAAGRKADEPVAFVCNAATSGQQVLETTLGEAAAAVDASGLEPPAIVVVGEVVRLRSSLDWLGALGGRRLQPDPFRQSGKETA; this is encoded by the coding sequence ATGATCGAGAATGCGTTCGCCCATCTGCCGGCACTGGAGCCGGGAACCGTCTGGCTCGTCGGTGCAGGGCCGGGCGATCCCGGGCTGTTGACGCTGCTGGCTGCCAAGGGGCTTTCGGAGGCCGATGTCGTCGTTCACGACGCACTGGTCAACGAGGAATGTCTGAAACTGGCAAGGCCGGATGCCATCCTCGAATATGCCGGAAAGCGCGGCGGCAAGCCGTCGGCCAAGCAGCGCGACATCTCGCTGCGGCTGGTGGAATTGGCGCGCTCCGGCAAGCGCGTGTTGCGGCTGAAGGGCGGCGATCCCTTCGTCTTCGGCCGCGGCGGTGAGGAGGCGCTGACGCTTGTCGAGCACAATGTTCCGTTCCGCATCGTGCCCGGCATTACCGCGGGGATCGGCGGGCTCGCCTATGCCGGCATTCCGGTGACGCACCGGGATATCAATCACGCGGTGACGTTCCTCACCGGGCATGATTCTTCGGGGATCGTGCCCGATGCAATCAACTGGGATGCGATCGGGCGGGGCTCGCCCGTGATTGTCATGTATATGGCGATGAAGCATATCGCGCAGATCAGTTCGTCGCTGATAGCGGCCGGGCGCAAGGCAGACGAACCCGTCGCCTTCGTCTGCAATGCGGCCACCAGCGGGCAGCAGGTGCTGGAAACCACGCTTGGCGAAGCCGCTGCTGCGGTCGATGCCTCCGGGCTGGAGCCGCCGGCGATCGTCGTCGTCGGCGAGGTGGTGCGGCTGCGTTCTTCGCTCGATTGGCTCGGCGCCCTCGGCGGGCGCCGCCTTCAGCCCGATCCCTTCCGGCAGAGCGGAAAGGAGACGGCATGA
- a CDS encoding TSUP family transporter yields MHSESFLVRYCPHLLALLCLAAFCAGFVDSIAGGGGLITVPAMLIAGIPPLQTLGTNKVQSMFGAASATLAYSRKGHVNLREQLPMAMMALMGGALGAALATIVPGDVLRAIMPVLLVAIALYFAFKPNLNDLDTHRRITPYLFGMTFVPLIGFYDGVFGPGTGSFLMLSFVTLAGFGMLKATAHTKLLNLGSNVGALIVFASFGATLWTVGLMMGVCQFLGAQVGSRLAMRTGAKLIKPLLVVVCIAFAIKLIADPANPLRVWLGV; encoded by the coding sequence CTGCATTCAGAGTCCTTCCTTGTCCGATATTGCCCCCATCTTCTCGCCCTTCTCTGCCTCGCCGCCTTCTGTGCCGGTTTCGTCGATTCCATCGCCGGCGGCGGCGGCCTGATCACCGTTCCCGCCATGCTGATCGCCGGCATTCCGCCGCTGCAGACGCTCGGGACCAACAAGGTGCAGTCGATGTTCGGCGCCGCGTCCGCAACACTCGCCTATTCGCGCAAGGGCCATGTGAACCTGCGCGAGCAGCTGCCGATGGCAATGATGGCGCTGATGGGTGGCGCGCTCGGCGCGGCGCTGGCGACGATCGTTCCAGGCGACGTGCTGCGCGCCATCATGCCGGTGCTGCTGGTGGCGATCGCGCTCTACTTCGCCTTCAAGCCGAACCTGAACGACCTCGACACCCATCGCCGCATCACGCCCTATCTCTTCGGCATGACCTTCGTGCCGCTGATCGGCTTTTACGACGGCGTCTTCGGCCCGGGCACCGGATCCTTCCTGATGCTCTCCTTCGTCACGCTTGCCGGCTTCGGCATGCTGAAGGCGACGGCGCATACCAAGCTTCTGAACCTCGGCTCGAATGTCGGCGCGCTGATCGTCTTCGCTTCCTTCGGCGCGACGCTCTGGACCGTCGGCCTGATGATGGGCGTCTGCCAGTTCCTCGGCGCGCAGGTCGGCTCGCGGCTCGCGATGCGCACCGGGGCCAAGCTGATCAAGCCGCTGCTCGTCGTCGTCTGCATCGCCTTCGCGATCAAGCTGATCGCCGATCCGGCCAATCCGCTCCGCGTCTGGCTCGGCGTCTAG
- a CDS encoding 3-hydroxyacyl-ACP dehydratase FabZ family protein: protein MLLEYFQMIDRIEAVDLQKGVLKARSVVPAKSPVFEGHFPGMPLVPGVLLIETMAQASGMLVLAATDFAAMPFLMSVDGAKMRTFVEPEAVLDIEAFLEHDGSGFAVTKAKITSGGKKVCDAQLKLRTMPFSEVPLGDIVKKRAGEVGLMDAIAAQGVKE, encoded by the coding sequence ATGCTGCTGGAATATTTCCAGATGATTGACCGCATCGAAGCGGTCGACCTTCAGAAGGGCGTGCTCAAGGCGCGTTCCGTGGTGCCTGCAAAGAGCCCCGTCTTCGAAGGTCATTTCCCGGGTATGCCGCTCGTTCCGGGCGTGCTTCTCATCGAAACCATGGCGCAGGCTTCGGGCATGCTGGTTCTGGCCGCGACCGATTTCGCCGCCATGCCGTTCCTGATGTCCGTCGACGGCGCCAAGATGCGCACCTTTGTCGAACCTGAAGCGGTGCTCGACATCGAGGCGTTCCTGGAACATGACGGCTCGGGTTTTGCCGTCACCAAGGCAAAGATTACCAGCGGCGGCAAAAAGGTCTGCGATGCGCAATTGAAGCTGCGCACCATGCCTTTCAGCGAAGTTCCGCTCGGCGATATAGTGAAGAAACGTGCTGGCGAAGTCGGCCTGATGGACGCGATCGCAGCGCAGGGAGTGAAGGAATGA
- a CDS encoding beta-ketoacyl-ACP synthase has translation MSKAQNDVVITGVGILTCQGVGKDAHVALLTGNGAPPVVVETEKFKPYPVHPLPEIDWSQQIAKRGDQRQMENWQRIGVFTAGLALDDAGFKDDADACGTMDMIVAAGGGERDINVDTLIVDEGMKRNDRELLLNEKLTTELRPTLFLAQLSNLMAGNISIVHKVTGSSRTFMGEEASGISAVETAFWRIKSGESTHALVGGGFAAEREDMLLLTEAIGANAQGEWAPLWSREDGAGGGLIFGSGGAFLVLESRKHAEARGAHIYATIDSIEGDRGNRAAGNFEKRLERLLEPASKLPAEGTVVFSGATGMHEITAREKAVLENKLPSAAIRGYSGVSGVTLEAQFGLGLAFAALAIGAKAKVPAFDAAHEKPMNVAAKAAVVTTVGHQRGEGVAVLSAEA, from the coding sequence ATGAGCAAGGCTCAGAATGATGTCGTCATCACCGGCGTCGGTATCCTGACCTGTCAGGGCGTCGGCAAGGACGCGCATGTCGCGTTGCTGACCGGCAATGGCGCGCCGCCTGTTGTCGTCGAGACGGAAAAGTTCAAGCCCTATCCGGTGCATCCGCTGCCGGAGATCGACTGGTCGCAGCAGATCGCTAAGCGTGGCGACCAGCGCCAGATGGAAAACTGGCAGCGCATCGGCGTTTTCACCGCGGGCCTGGCACTCGACGATGCCGGTTTCAAGGATGATGCGGACGCCTGCGGCACGATGGACATGATCGTCGCGGCCGGCGGCGGCGAGCGCGACATCAATGTCGATACGCTGATCGTCGACGAGGGCATGAAGCGCAACGACCGCGAACTGCTGTTGAACGAGAAGCTGACGACCGAACTGCGCCCGACGCTGTTCCTGGCGCAGCTGTCGAACCTGATGGCCGGCAATATCTCGATCGTCCACAAGGTCACCGGTTCGTCACGGACCTTCATGGGCGAAGAGGCCTCGGGCATTTCCGCCGTCGAGACCGCCTTCTGGCGCATCAAGTCCGGCGAATCCACGCATGCGCTCGTCGGCGGCGGCTTTGCTGCCGAGCGCGAGGACATGCTGCTTTTGACCGAAGCGATCGGCGCCAATGCGCAGGGCGAATGGGCACCGCTCTGGTCGCGTGAAGACGGTGCCGGCGGTGGTCTGATCTTCGGATCGGGCGGCGCCTTCCTGGTGCTCGAATCCCGCAAGCATGCGGAAGCGCGCGGCGCGCATATCTATGCGACCATCGATTCCATCGAAGGCGATCGTGGCAATCGCGCGGCCGGAAATTTCGAGAAGCGTCTCGAGCGTCTGCTGGAGCCGGCCTCGAAGCTTCCTGCCGAGGGCACCGTGGTGTTTTCCGGCGCGACCGGCATGCACGAGATCACGGCCCGCGAAAAGGCCGTTCTCGAGAATAAGCTGCCCAGTGCTGCCATTCGCGGCTATTCCGGTGTTTCCGGCGTCACGCTCGAAGCCCAGTTCGGTCTCGGCCTGGCTTTCGCGGCTCTGGCCATCGGCGCCAAGGCCAAGGTGCCGGCATTCGATGCTGCGCATGAAAAACCGATGAATGTGGCCGCCAAGGCTGCCGTCGTCACCACGGTCGGTCATCAGCGCGGCGAGGGCGTCGCCGTTCTTTCCGCGGAAGCGTGA
- a CDS encoding L,D-transpeptidase, with translation MKTFMAAAAACLLLQFTPATASAANLVAKVSLGSQTMTVTENGFVKYRWKVSTARRGYVTPTGSWSAKWLSLNHRSRKYDNAPMPYAVFFNGGYAVHATFDLKRLGRPASHGCVRLHPDNAAQFFSMAKQAGLSNTRVVITQ, from the coding sequence ATGAAGACGTTTATGGCGGCTGCTGCCGCGTGCCTTTTACTGCAGTTTACTCCTGCAACCGCGAGTGCCGCCAATCTTGTTGCCAAGGTCAGTCTGGGATCGCAGACGATGACGGTGACGGAGAACGGTTTCGTCAAATATCGCTGGAAAGTATCGACCGCGCGGCGCGGCTATGTGACGCCCACGGGGTCATGGTCCGCCAAGTGGCTGTCGCTCAATCACCGCTCGCGCAAATACGACAATGCGCCGATGCCCTATGCCGTGTTCTTCAACGGCGGCTATGCCGTTCATGCGACATTTGACCTCAAGCGGCTGGGCCGCCCGGCCTCGCATGGCTGCGTGCGGCTGCATCCTGACAATGCGGCGCAGTTCTTCTCCATGGCAAAGCAGGCGGGGCTTTCAAATACCCGCGTCGTCATCACGCAATAG